One genomic region from Myxocyprinus asiaticus isolate MX2 ecotype Aquarium Trade chromosome 27, UBuf_Myxa_2, whole genome shotgun sequence encodes:
- the LOC127418320 gene encoding receptor expression-enhancing protein 2: MVSWIISRMVVLAFGTLYPAYSSYKAVKTKNVKEYVKWMMYWIVFALFTTAETITDMFLSWFPFYFELKIAFVIWLLSPYTKGSSVLYRKFVHPMLSNKEKEIDEYITQAKDRSYETMMRFGKRGLNIAATAAVTAATKGQGVLSDKLRSFSMQDLTLIQNEDELQLDGTDDTHTAATLPRTKTSTRTVRATPILADNESQHSRSDDQSDGRTEHSDEDAADKAPKRTASVRAAKKPPVAKTETTKTVKKQPKKKSTTTASNNAESP, from the exons ATGGTGTCGTGGATCATTTCGCGGATGGTGGT CCTGGCCTTCGGGACCCTCTATCCAGCCTATTCCTCCTATAAGGCTGTGAAGACGAAAAACGTCAAGGAGTAT GTGAAATGGATGATGTACTGGATAGTATTTGCACTTTTTACAACAGCAGAGACGATCACGGATATGTTCCTCTCCTG GTTTCCATTTTACTTTGAGCTGAAGATTGCCTTTGTCATCTGGCTGTTGTCCCCGTACACCAAGGGATCCAGCGTGCTGTACCGCAAATTTGTGCATCCCATGCTCTCCAATAAGGAGAAG GAAATTGATGAGTACATAACTCAAGCTAAAGACCGCAGTTATGAGACCATGATGCGGTTTGGGAAGAGAGGCCTCAATATCGCAGCCACTGCAGCAGTCACAGCTGCCACCAAG GGTCAGGGTGTGTTATCGGATAAGCTGCGGAGTTTCAGCATGCAGGATCTGACTCTGATTCAGAATGAAGACGAGCTGCAGCTGGACGGCACAGATGACACACACACCGCAGCAACGCTACCACGCACTAAAACATCCACGCGTACAG TTCGTGCCACGCCCATACTGGCTGATAACGAATCGCAGCACAGCCGGTCTGATGACCAATCAGATGGCAGGACTGAGCATTCAGACGAGGATGCAGCAGACAAGGCCCCCAAACGCACCGCAAGTGTCAGAGCAGCTAAGAAACCACCAGTTGCCAAGACCGAG